In Nicotiana tabacum cultivar K326 chromosome 17, ASM71507v2, whole genome shotgun sequence, one DNA window encodes the following:
- the LOC107790968 gene encoding uncharacterized protein LOC107790968: protein MGICSSCESTSVATAKLILQDGRLQEFPYPIKASYLLQRDPTIFICNSDEMEFGDVVSAISADEELQPGQLYFALPLSNLKRRLQAEEMAALAVKASSALNNCGGEKYGCRRKASDFLSEKGKGGDNNGSDAADLRRARSSGGSGRRGKFTARLTAIPE, encoded by the coding sequence ATGGGTATTTGCAGTTCGTGTGAATCTACATCTGTCGCTACAGCAAAATTGATATTACAAGACGGAAGATTACAAGAGTTTCCATACCCAATTAAAGCTTCATACTTATTACAAAGAGATCCCACAATATTCATATGTAACTCCGACGAAATGGAATTTGGTGACGTGGTTTCAGCCATAAGTGCCGACGAGGAGCTTCAACCGGGTCAACTTTACTTTGCGTTGCCTTTGAGCAATCTGAAACGTAGGCTTCAGGCTGAGGAAATGGCAGCATTAGCCGTTAAGGCTAGTTCTGCATTGAATAATTGTGGCGGTGAAAAATACGGTTGTCGGCGTAAAGCTTCAGATTTCTTATCAGAAAAGGGGAAAGGGGGAGATAATAATGGTTCAGATGCGGCGGATTTGAGAAGAGCGAGGAGTAGTGGTGGTAGTGGGAGGAGAGGGAAGTTTACGGCGAGGTTAACTGCAATACCTGAGTAG